A genome region from Salvelinus namaycush isolate Seneca unplaced genomic scaffold, SaNama_1.0 Scaffold1469, whole genome shotgun sequence includes the following:
- the LOC120036755 gene encoding zinc finger protein 79-like → GKSFTQLGSLKEHMRLHTGERPYHCSQCGKSFNQSGSLKAHERIHAGEKPYHCSHCAKHFIQLGSLKEHMRVHTGEKPYHCSQCAKRFTHLGNLKEHKRLHTGEKPYHCSRCSKHFTHLGNLKEHMRLHTGEKPYKCSDCGKTYYSSQSLKHHVRIHTGENNYLS, encoded by the exons ggaaagagttttacccaattaggaagcctgaaagaacacatgagactgcacacaggggagaggccttaccactgctcccagtgtggaaagagttttaaccagtcaggaagcctgaaagctcatgagcgaatacacgcaggggagaagccttaccactgctcacatTGTGCAAAGCATTTTATCcaattaggaagcctgaaagaacacatgagagtgcacacaggggagaagccttaccactgctcccagtgtgcaaAGCGTTTTACCCATTTAGGAAACCTGAAAGAACACAAgagactgcacacaggggagaagccttaccactgctcccggTGTTCAAAGCATTTTACCCATTTAGGAaacctgaaa gaacacatgagactgcacacaggggagaagccttacaaatgctcagactgtgggaagacatattactcatcacagtcacttaaaCATCATGtgcgaatccacacaggagagaataatTACCTCTCCTAG